From a single Stomoxys calcitrans chromosome 4, idStoCalc2.1, whole genome shotgun sequence genomic region:
- the LOC106085484 gene encoding neuroglian isoform X2, whose amino-acid sequence MGRQSSSTLTVVLLVAALGITTASVNSPPRIIKQPPTDELLFKVAQATKESDKPFIIECEAEGTPDPTYRWIKNGKKFDWQAYDNRMLQQPGRGTLVITSPKDEDLGQYQCFAENEFGIATSNSVFVRKAELNAFKEDEKKIVEANEGEPFSLQCQAPDGWPKPTVNWLIQNTFDAGIKTINNSRMTLDPEGTLWFSNVTRDDASLDTFYTCSATSVFRNEYKIGNRVLLDVKQTGISPSQNKFPPRQQYVTRKNEVALRGKYVELYCIYGGTPLPETIWKKNGAPINWGDRISQGHYGKSLVIRYATFEDAGTYTCDVFNGVGKGQSYSINLEIQAVPYFTVEPEIQNAAEDETVEFRCEALGTPEPTIQWIHNGKPIAQATPNTRRIVETNRIIIRDLVKTDTGNYGCNATNSLGYVYKDVYLNVLALPPEIEAPPRKEATVAGKNVTMRCRVFGAPKPQVKWLHNGRELTGGRFTVLPSGDLHIQQVIHDDFGQYTCYAKNKFGEKSANGSLEVKEATRITQGPQNYEVSAGQSATFRCNEAHDDTLNLTIEWWKDSQQIDFEAEARFVKTNDNSLTIAKTIELDSGEYTCVARTELDEASSSANLIVQDVPNAPLLKEVKCRPNVAEITWEPRGDNRSPILHYTIQFNTSFTPASWDVAYEKVPSTDTSFVVDMSPWANYTFRVIAFNKIGPSPPSGHSEVCTTQPDVPYKNPDNVQGQGTEPTNLVITWTSMPEIDHNGPNFQYRVHWKRDIPAATWNTKDIFDWKQDSLVVEDQPTFVRYLVKVVAINQNGQANVAAEEVVGWSGEDRPLEAPTNFSMTQVVGATSAILNWNPVNVESIRGHFKGYKIQTWTEKEGEEGLREIHVKGDSNQALVTQFKPDSKNFARVLAYNGRFNGPASAVIDFDTPEGVPSPVESLNAYPMGSSAFWLVWKKPLNPNGKLTGYKVYYEEVKGSYVGERREYDPHITDPRVTSMKMAGLKPNTKYRIALAATTKAGEGTEHFIEKRTLTEESKEPAVPYFEYQQEPSDNGLAKFRINWIPNKEGHTGTHFFTKYRVKGETQWNTTPEEKNRDYQEVAGLDPESVYEFRVVAVDGHFMKESETREVDIGAVEGPIKVPNENLANAGWFIGMMLALAIIIILFIIICIIRRNRGGKYDVHDREMANGRRDYPDEGGFHEYSQPLDNKSAGRQSVSSAKPGLESDTDSMAEYGDGDTGLNEDGSFIGQYGRKL is encoded by the exons ATACCGATGGATTAAGAATGGCAAGAAATTCGATTGGCAAGCCTATGATAATCGCATGTTGCAACAACCCGGTCGTGGTACACTCGTCATTACCTCGCCGAAAGACGAAGATTTGGGCCAATATCAATGTTTTGCTGAGAATGAATTTGGTATTGCCACCTCGAACTCGGTCTTTGTGCGCAAGGCCGAGTTAAATGCGTTCAAGGAGGATGAGAAGAAGATTGTCGAAGCCAATGAGGGTGAACCCTTCTCGTTGCAGTGTCAGGCGCCCGATGGCTGGCCCAAGCCCACCGTCAATTGGTTGATCCAAAACACATTTGATGCCGGCATCAAGACCATCAACAACTCACGCATGACCCTGGATCCCGAGGGTACCCTGTGGTTCTCCAATGTTACCCGTGATGATGCCTCGTTAGATACCTTTTACACTTGCTCAGCTACCTCAGTGTTCCGTAATGAGTACAAGATTGGTAATCGTGTCCTTTTGGATGTCAAGCAGACAGGCATTAGCCCTTCGCAAAATAAATTCCCTCCCCGCCAACAATATGTGACTCGTAAGAATGAAGTGGCGTTACGTGGCAAATACGTGGAGCTGTACTGTATCTATGGTGGTACGCCGCTGCCCGAAACGATTTGGAAAAAGAATGGAGCTCCCATTAACTGGGGCGATCGCATATCTCAGGGCCACTATGGCAAGTCTTTGGTCATACGCTATGCCACCTTCGAGGATGCTGGCACCTACACCTGTGATGTGTTCAATGGTGTAGGCAAGGGCCAGTCTTATTCCATTAATTTAGAAATTCAAGCCGTCCCCTATTTCACTGTAGAGCCAGAAATACAAAATGCTGCCGAAGATGAGACTGTCGAGTTCCGTTGCGAAGCTTTGGGTACTCCTGAGCCCACTATCCAATGGATCCACAATGGTAAACCCATAGCACAAGCAACCCCCAATACCAGACGCATTGTGGAAACCAATCGCATCATTATTCGCGATTTGGTTAAGACTGACACAGGCAATTATGGTTGTAACGCCACCAACTCCCTGGGCTATGTATACAAGGATGTCTACCTAAATGTGTTGGCCCTGCCCCCAGAGATTGAGGCACCTCCCCGCAAAGAAGCCACTGTGGCCGGTAAAAATGTTACCATGCGTTGTCGTGTCTTTGGTGCCCCCAAGCCCCAAGTAAAATGGCTGCACAATGGCCGCGAATTGACAGGTGGACGCTTCACTGTCCTCCCCAGTGGTGATCTACACATCCAACAGGTTATCCATGATGACTTTGGCCAGTACACATGTTATGCTAAGAATAAATTTGGTGAAAAATCAGCCAATGGTTCGCTGGAGGTGAAGGAAGCCACTCGCATTACCCAGGGTCCCCAAAATTACGAAGTATCTGCGGGTCAGTCGGCCACCTTCCGTTGTAACGAGGCCCACGATGACACTTTGAATTTGACCATTGAATGGTGGAAGGATTCGCAACAAATCGATTTTGAGGCCGAGGCTCGTTTTGTGAAGACCAATGACAACTCGCTGACCATTGCCAAGACCATCGAACTGGATTCTGGTGAATATACCTGTGTGGCCCGCACCGAACTGGATGAGGCCTCTAGCAGTGCCAATCTCATTGTGCAGGATGTGCCCAACGCCCCTCTGCTCAAGGAAGTTAAATGTCGACCAAATGTAGCCGAAATCACCTGGGAACCACGCGGCGATAATCGTTCTCCCATCCTCCATTACACCATTCAGTTCAATACCTCATTCACTCCGGCCTCCTGGGATGTGGCCTACGAGAAGGTGCCCTCGACGGACACCTCATTTGTGGTAGATATGTCGCCATGGGCCAATTATACATTCCGAGTGATTGCCTTTAACAAGATTGGACCCTCTCCCCCTTCGGGTCATAGTGAAGTGTGTACCACCCAACCCGATGTGCCCTATAAGAATCCCGATAATGTCCAAGGACAAGGAACTGAGCCCACCAACTTGGTGATAACATGGACTTCTATGCCCGAAATCGATCACAATGGTCCCAACTTCCAATATCGTGTTCATTGGAAGCGTGACATACCAGCAGCTACCTGGAATACAAAGGACATCTTCGATTGGAAACAAGACAGTTTGGTGGTGGAGGACCAGCCCACGTTTGTGCGTTATCTAGTTAAGGTGGTGGCCATCAATCAAAATGGACAAGCCAATGTTGCGGCCGAGGAAGTAGTAGGCTGGTCAGGAGAAGATC GTCCTTTGGAAGCCCCCACCAATTTCAGCATGACCCAGGTTGTAGGTGCCACCTCGGCTATTTTGAACTGGAATCCCGTTAATGTGGAATCCATTCGTGGACACTTCAAGGGCTATAAGATTCAGACCTGGACCGAAAAGGAAGGTGAGGAAGGTCTGCGAGAAATTCATGTCAAAGGTGATTCAAATCAGGCCTTGGTTACACAATTCAAACCGGATAGCAAGAACTTTGCTCGCGTCTTGGCCTATAATGGACGTTTCAATGGCCCCGCCAGTGCTGTTATTGATTTTGATACACCCGAAGGTGTCCCCTCGCCAGTAGAGTCATTGAATGCCTATCCCATGGGCTCCTCGGCTTTCTGGTTGGTATGGAAGAAGCCCTTGAATCCCAATGGCAAACTTACCGGCTACAAGGTCTACTATGAGGAAGTCAAGGGCAGCTATGTGGGCGAGAGACGTGAATATGATCCCCATATTACCGATCCACGTGTGACCAGCATGAAGATGGCTGGTTTAAAACCCAATACCAAATATCGCATTGCCTTAGCGGCCACCACTAAGGCGGGAGAAGGCACCGA acatttcattgaaaaacgTACCCTAACCGAAGAATCCAAGGAACCCGCAGTTCCCTATTTCGAATATCAGCAAGAGCCCTCAGACAATGGCTTGGCCAAATTCCGCATTAACTGGATACCCAACAAGGAAGGTCATACCGGTACACATTTCTTCACCAAATACAG ggtcaagggTGAAACCCAATGGAATACCACTCCCGAGGAAAAGAATCGCGATTACCAAGAGGTAGCCGGTTTAGATCCTGAATCTGTCTATGAATTCCGTGTAGTGGCCGTTGATGGTCATTTCATGAAGGAAAGTGAAACGCGGGAGGTAGATATTGGAGCCGTTGAGGGTCCCATAAAGGTGCCCAATGAAAATTTGGCCAATGCCGGCTGGTTTATCGGCATGATGTTGGCCTTGGCCATCATAATCATTCTGTTCATAATCATTTGTATAATACGCCGCAATCGTGGTGGCAAATATGATGTGCACGATCGCGAAATGGCGAATGGCAGACGCGACTACCCCGATGAAGGTGGTTTCCATGAATACTCACAGCC ATTGGACAACAAGAGCGCTGGTCGCCAGTCTGTTAGTTCAGCAAAACCAGGCCTGGAAAGTGATACCGATTCCATGGCCGAATACGGTGATGGTGATACAG GTCTGAACGAAGATGGTTCTTTCATAGGCCAATATGGACGTAAACTTTGA